A window of Punica granatum isolate Tunisia-2019 chromosome 8, ASM765513v2, whole genome shotgun sequence genomic DNA:
TTTTGAGAATTGAGAGGCAATGGACCCCTCCTTCATTCTGCCTCTATATTAACCCGACACTAGTTAGATGAGACATGACATCACAAGCAAAAAAGATGAGTCGAGGTTCGAATGAATCTATCAGGTCATATAAAGATAAACTCCTTCAGATTTAATTTCTCGTGATGTGTTGAATGTAATGAGAATAAAGTGTCGATCGTTTAATATGATATAGCTAGATCATATATGCGGATACAAAAATCCTCTAAACACTATGCAAGATAATATCTAAAGAGGCAGAGCTAATTAACCATATTAGACTCCTCTCCTGGCTATAGATCAAGTAGTAGACTGCGTCTGTCGATTGTTGTATCCCTAATTTAActacaaaatcaaagttattaaTAAGATCTATTAATAATTAGCCCCTAGATTAGGATTTTTTCCTTAGCTGCTGTTTCACTTATTAGGTGCTTCTTTTCCCCCTTTAATTTttctgtttatatatatatatatatatatatatatatatatatattatgaaggACTGAATGTACAATGATTAATTCGACTAGGCACAGTGTTATTCCAATATAGCTCACATTGCCTTTTTCTTGTCGGCtaacattaaaaaatttgtCTCTGCAATCCCGACTGGTTCTTCGTTTTATAGGTTCTAATATATTCCAACTGTCTTTGTCATGCTAGATCAACGGCATAATTGATTTATTTCAGTGTCACTTTGTTTGATTAAGCAAATTGTGTCTAGGTCACGAGATCTACAATGACTTAATCATGTAgatcaatattttttaattgagaaaaaagcaGATATTCTCAGCCATTTCACTAAATTTAATCCTTGTCGCACATCGTCATAGCAGCCACGACAAAGCAAGATATGATGTGGGTCCGATCAGATGGCTTCAAAACGCTAATATTTCTTAATGGAATTTTCTCagtttttttagtttttaaaatttcaagttATCttgtattataaaattagcaataaaattttctgaaattattttcggttacaatattccatttaaaaaagaccgaaaatattataaaatcttttgaatACTATGGTGATCTCTAATTTAAGGCAATATGAATATTCTGAATGTAatattttaggtttttttttattttcaggattatttttaataaaaaatatatttcaaagatatctcatgataaaattcgatttttaaaaaagcctgaaaatataataaaagctTTTGGATACTATGGTGATCTCCAATCGAAGGCAATATGAATCTTCTTAATGAAATTTTTcgggtttttatttttttttattttaggcattatttttaaaaaatatattttttaaagatatttcatcataaaatctgatttcttgaattgattaatttttataatatatataataacatataacataatgtatttgaaataaatgagatgattttataatatgtatagatattatttaacaatcttaaaattttaaaataaaaattaatatttcatcacatagattttaacatcaaaataagtatatattcatatataatataatatattaatacatGACCTTAGAACACTCGGTATCTGAgtgaaatttaataaatatatatatttcaaaatgaattttctagattttatttgtttatttttattttcggaattatttttaataaaaatattttttaaagaatctcatcataaaatttgatttcttgatttctttaatttttataatttatataacataatgtatttgaaataaatgagaagatttattatatgtatagatattatttaacaatcttgattttttttaaattaaaattaaaatttcaccACATCAATACTAACATCAAAGTAAGTTTACATtagcatatattttttgaaaggaaatttctagatttttattttcgaaattattgttaataaaaaatatttttaaagatatcttatcataaaatctgatttcttgatttcttcaatttttataatttatataacattatttatttgaaataaatgagaagatttaTTACATCTATAGATATTATATAATGATccttgatttttaaaataaaaattaatattttatcacatcaatattaacatgaatataatatatattagtatagatatatatgtatacataatataaatatatcaaacgATGGTTACGTTGACAACTTTTAGTATGTATAGGAAGAAacagtatatataaattatatgtgtttatagatatctatttttaaaatattaattagctatgatgaattatattatcttttttcaaaaaataaatcaaatttttcaaccaaaaaaggaaacaaatcaatttacattttatctagattttatataataattataaatatgaattatcaGACACATACGCATGAGCTTATTCAGCTCTCAAACAATACGTCTATAACTATATGCGAACTCTCAAAACTTATGTCTATCCCTAGATGCATGTGAGTTGATTAAATTTCTTTGAttctttctctcatttttatcgtaatctttcttttttattatttttatctatttttttcctcatattCTTTATCAAGATTGGAGTTTCATCTCTAGAACGGCTACCCGCATACATAAGCTATCAGAAAGTAAGTTCATCTATAACTAAACGTGAAtgttatttgtttattttattatttttgttttacttttgattCTAGaaggaatttttatttttaatttttaatgttgCTTTTTAAATTGGTGTACTATTTCGTGCAACACACGGGCTCCATGACTAGTATATATTAAAGTAAGGTATGAGGTGGGCCTGCCAGATGGACTCAAAACGTTCTATTTCTGAATGGAATTTTGtcgatttttttagtttttaaaatttaaaattatctttgattataaaattagcaacaaaatcttatgaaataatattccatttaaaaaataaaacataaaaatattttggatacTACGGTGATCTCCAATTGAAtgcaatataaattttctagATGGATTTTCTgggttttttaaattttttaaattttcggaatttttcggtagaaaatattttttaaaagatatctcatcataaaatcatatttcttgatttctttaatttttataatttatatattatctaatgatcttaaattttttaatagttaAGTTAATATTTCATCTCAAATAGTCCTAGAACGCTCCGTTTAAGAGATACTTAGGATTAATTTTGTGGCCTGAACCTTGATGAGGAATATGTCTAGGACCGTCTATTGCATATGTTAGCTGCTGTGTAATgattatttgattaattaataatttgaagTATTAAGATCTTGATGATTCTctctaattatattttattaacagatattaaatttggaaaaagGGGGAGGAAAAGCAGATTGGCTTTATATATAGAGTCTGATATGTATGAGGTCAGCTGGGTATTTTGTATCTTTCCATAatccaattttcaatttaaaaaatccCAATTGCTGCAGAGGAGATCAGAGACAGTGCGATGAGAACAAAAGACAGCCATCCCTAGTGCAGTCAAGCTCAGCTCTGAAGAAATTACGTATCCAACATGTCATGTTGCTTATTGCTTTGTATATACGCTCATCCCtcgatttctttttcttttttttttctccgtTTTATTTAACAAGGTGTTTAGACCGCTTAAACGTGCTTTAATATCGATATTCAGTTCGTGTACGTTTCcgtattctttttttcccccgaGTCATGGAACCTCAACAACTACGGAGATATATTAATCATCAATATCATGCATGCTTCGCACATTTACAAAGCACAATTTTCTAATTAAGGCGCTTGGATCTTGACTGTTTTAAAGTTGATACAAGAACATAAATGAACCTAAAGTGATTAAACGAACCTAAAGTGATTAAACGAACGTGAACCCACATCATAATTCATAGCTAGGATCCGAtctaagaaataaaaattgaaattaattagatggatatatatatatatatatattgcttttTTAAGTCTGTGCGACAAAGTTGCATTTTCAAGtggatattatatatatatatatatatatatgtatttattgaataaaatgATAGACATCAATGATGGTAATCTTTCTGTCTCTCGCTATGCAATATTCCGGCTCTCATGTTCAATCGCGAATATATCGGACGAACTGAATAATCAGCTCAAGCATTGGCTCTGTCAGTGTAGCACCATCAAAGGCCTAATATAGTTCACAGATGTCGGTTTCTCTCCCAAGCCAGTTTCTCTCCCAAGCCCAAGCTAGGAGCGCACTTCTAGCAAATGTTTTGACACAAATACATAGAAATGATTCGAACTCAGGACCTTGGGCTTACCATATCACATAGGATTAAGCTTAGAACCACTATACCATTTAACTTGGACCATCACCTTTAGTGATAAGTgggtggatatatatatatatatatatatattataattaacttgCCAGAGATCGTCTTGTTATGCAATTCTCAGATATATGAGAAGCCAAAACTATAATTCAATATGTGCATCATCTCTCAAGTGTGAGATGAAGATCGAAATGCCACTCTCCAGTAAAATGATCCTTCGCATATAGGACAAGGGGGGCTTGACCATAGTAGATCCAGCTACCTCGGAGCCTCCTAAAGAAGGATAGGAGATGGTTGAGAGGGTGCACTGCTATGGATTGGGGGGTCAATTTTCAAGGAACTATGGTCCATAATACAGCCACATCAAGAATACGTTCATAGTCTTTTATTGTACTGGACCTTTAATCTCTCTTATAAccggaaaaaagaagaaaaaaaaatgaagaacgGGTTCATAGATTTGTAAGTAATAATAATGAGTAGAAATGGGAAGTATGAGCAGAAGCGAAGTAAAAGTTGCTTGTGGAAGGAGATGATGTTGCAGAGGCAGAGAGActgcatttatatatatatatatataataaatatacatatacagtcttttgtttcattttttttgtttttccttatcACTTTCGTCCCATTACTACATGTGGCCCGTTGTCCATTTTCTGGATTTGTCTTGAATTGCATCATCACGGTCACGAGCGTGGGGTTTGACTCTGCAACGCATCATGGGGCTCAGGGTCGATGAGTCGTATTTGTGTCTTAACGCGTTTCAGTCACTCAAACGCTAGTGTAAAGGCCAAACCAAAGCCTACCGATCACGGCATATAAGTCGTATAATATCGACAGATCATTCGATGGAGAAGATTTTTAACAAGTTAACccgaaaattttttttttttttaaaaaaaaggtttcCCATACGTGCGACATCATGCAATTATACAGGCCGTCGCGCCATCCCACTATTAACTATATGTAGGCATCTCCTTTTCTTCTATTTGGTCCAGAGAGGGACCACAGCCCACACAATCCCACCATGAAAGCGCGTGAGGACCTTAATGGGCTGCTTCTCTCGGGCCCACTTAATGCTGTGGACCTTCATCTCAGCCCAGCCCATTCTTAGTTTGGGCCGGATGCAGTCCACATCGGCTCTGCAACAGAAAGGCCCATGGGCCGAAGCCTCCCAGCACTTCATTGAGCCACCCTATCGGCCATGTCTCCACCGGCTGTCGTTAGGTAAAGGCACGACTCTAATACATATGGATGGATGGGTCCAAGCTAAGTCGTCGTTCTACCATCACAGAATAAGTCCGAGAATCAAGTAGGAGTCTCTGGGATCCTCCATATGCAAGTGTCCAATCTTCCAGACATCGTGATCGTGCCGAGTCGTTCATCGTGGTACAATGCACTGCACCTGCTAATCATTCCCTGATAATTAGTAATTTATGGACCAGCATTGAGACGTGCATTTGTACGTGCCTACATAGTACATTTATTGGGCATTTAAACCTTGTGCCCGAGGTTTCTATTGACGCGGCTGGCCTGTGACCATCACAAGTTGTCCCGGGAATTATTTATACAGGGTCCCTCGAATTGTGCCAATGGGAATGAACTTTAATTCTGATGATTGCAGCCTTTACACGTAGTTTGCATGATGACCGTGAAATTCTTCTCAAGGATGTCTTTAGGTCCTTCGAATCGACCAGCTGTGGAGTTTCGGGTGGATCAGAGTCCAATCCAGATCATGCTTGGCAATTGGAACTCATGCTAAAGCAACCGGCGTAAAGAAGGCTATTCACTGCAAATGTCATACTAACACGATCCTCGGTACACATGAGTTAATCGTTAGATATCAGGAACAGTTTGGTAATGATATTATGGAACTTTACGAAGCATACGTAACCACAAAGATCAagattatatatgtatctgATCCCTCTTAATGATTTTGCCGTGAATGATTAATCACGGGTGGAGCCATATTCATCTCCGTGCACTATAAGTCTCTAAGAGTTCTAATTGTGGCTTCAGAAATCTGCGTGTGAAATGCAGAAATTGATAATCTTTTTGCCAGATGAATATTGCATTATTGTATTTCGAGACCCACATGTAAAAGGCGAGCATTATGTACACAAGATTCGGAATCAATTCGCAGGAAAGAGTTGGTCGGACTAGACCAAACTCGAGAAGAGGCATGAAATGATAGGGAATGAAGGTTGAAGCTGCCATGGGAGGGACAAAGGTGGTGCATGAGAGGATGGCAATGAGCTCACATGGAGGATGAACAGGAGAGACTGCTCCTCCAAGAACCCATCAACTTTGATCAAAACTTTAGATGTGTACTActtattattcaaaaaatttaatgggTCCTAACTAATTCAGATTCGAGACAGATCAACACATTAAATAGTAAAGATCTCTcgattattttcatttttaccaTTTATAAGACTCGAAATCGAGagttcaagaaaaaaaagatgttgAATCATCGAAATCAATCCACTATCTTTATAAATTCAATCATGACCTGTCGCCTAATGCAACAAGCGTCACTTTTCTTGTCCAGCCAATAGCGGGCCAGTGCAGTTCCCGTAGGGCCCACTTGTATTAAGGAATCCTCGATCGGTTTGACTTCGTCTGATGACAATAGTTCGCGCGGCCGGTAATCGAGAAGACTCCAACAACGCGGGATGCAACCGTCGatatctgttttttttcttattcttttcccttcttttggTAGGGGGCTTCATATGGAAAACAAAACTCATaggcttaaaaaaaaaatgcaagggaatgaaaaataaaagataaaaagttCCATTTGACATATATGAATCCATTTCGTCTTGATTTcgaattatataaattacttAATGTTCTTCTACATTAAGCCCCTTCTTTTTAAGTACTTCTCTGCCGTTTTCATTTATATTGTAGGCAGTATATCTCTCATCGTGCACTAATGTTCACCTGCGGACGAGCTTTGTCTCTGAAGCACCGTGATAGATGGATATTGGGAAAAAAATGCCGCTCGGAACGAGAAGAAAATCACGACCTTTTGCGGTGCGGTGCTATTACGTTAACGAAACTGAAAGAGAGGGGCATATTTGAAAAGTACGACATGATTTGAGATAAAGATAAAAGGAGGATTAATTAGCATGGAAGGCAAGGGAAGATGATAACATAACATAAATAGGAACTAAAGTTGGCACCAAATTggatggtttttttttttttttcttcaagtCAGATCAGAGAGAGTCTCTGACTCCAAAAATGGCAAACACAGCATAACCACCACCTTCCTCCCCACACTGGTCTCCAAATGTCTGGCCCGTCAGCTGTTTCAGGAGCCATTCTCGGATTCATAGACCAATGTCCTCTCCAGTTTCTTTTGGTCCAATCCCCCAatcagaagaagaaggagaaaatgGGAGAAAAAAGTGGAAagtgaaaaggaaaattcaaagaaaaagaaacaaaacacAAAAACAATCGAAGGCTCTGTCTTCTGTCTTTGAGGTTGCCCATCAGACAAGAACTTTTGTTCTTTCCATCCTCCTCCATTCTTTCAATCATCTATCTCCCCACTCACCTATCTcggaaaaccgaaaagattcTGTGTCTTGATCGGGGAAAGCAGAGGATATCTATCTGTTCTTTGCTCTCTGCCATTGGTTCAGAAGTTTTTTCCTGACATGTGCAGAGGTTGAGGAGATCAGATAGGTTGTGGGGTCGGCGCCGGGgggagagagagcgagagagggTGTTGAGAGCATCGAAACTCGAAAGGTGCGAACTTTCGATCCCGGGGCATTGCAGTTTAGGAGGCAAAGAGAGGCTTAGAAGGAAATGTAATTATGTAAAGAGGGAGAGGTAATCCCCTTtcttctctcctttttttccttttcctttggTAGAGTTAGCAGAGAAATGAGCAGTAAGCACGGAGGGTTTATCAAGGCCTGGGAGTTAACCGTACGAAAATCGCAAGCTGCAGCAAAGAAACGGGCGAACAGCATCTTCGCCACCATGTCGGTTGCCCACGTGGACGACGATGACAGCTACAATGCCGCTCCGGGGGAGGTCTACCACTCCGAGCGGGTCATGCCCAATGGGGACTTCTACACAGGCCAATGGGCCGACAACAGCCCCCACGGGCACGGGAAGTACCTTTGGACCGACGGGTGCATGTACGTCGGGGAATGGTGCAGGGGGAAGCCTATGGGGAAGGGGAAGTTCTGTTGGCCTAGCGGGGCCACGTACGAGGGTGAGTTCAAGGGCGGGTACATGGATGGGAAGGGGACGTATACAGGCCCTTCAGGGGACACCTATCGGGGCTCATGGGTCATGAACTTGAAGCACGGGCAAGGGATGAAGAGCTACGTGAACGGAGATTACTATGAGGGAGACTGGCGCCGGGGGTTGCAGGACGGACACGGGAGGTACCAGTGGAATAACGGGAATAACTATATCGGCCAATGGAAGAATGGGATGCTTAACGGAAATGGGACATTGATCTGGGTGAATGGGAATCGGTATGACGGTTTTTGGGAAGAAGGGCTGCCAAAAGGGAACGGGACCTATAGATGGGCTGATGGGAGCTTTTACGTCGGGGTGTGGAGTAAGGACCAGAGGGAGCAGAGCGGCACCTATTATCCGTCGGGATCGGCATCCGGGAACTTGGAATGGAGCCCACAGGAAGTGTATAATGTGGAGCTGTTGGATTGCAGGATTTGCCCCGGGGAGAGGATCTCGATCCTGCCATCACAGAAGATTCTGCCATGGCCTGGGACAGAGGGGCAGAACATGTGGAAGCCACCAAGGGATAGTGATGCTGGCCCTGGGAGGCCAAGGAGGAGGTCGGTGGATGGGCGTGTGAGCAATTACAGTTGGGCCTCGGACGGGGAAATTATAGGCGGGGAATACCCGAGGGATGAGGGGTTTGGGAGTCTTCGGGTCGAAGATTATGAAGCAAGATTAGTGGACGCAAGAAAGCTGTTGAGAATACGACCCTCAAAGAGGCAAGGAGAGACCATCTCGAAAGGacaccggaactacgacctgaTGCTAAATCTGCAGCTAGGAATCAGGTCTAATTTCGTCTATTCCCTCAAAAAGTTCAGCTGATTGAAAGGGCATCAATTGTATAAAATCAAGTAAAAGGAATGAACACTTTTCCTTCATAAGCAAATCTGATTGAGATTGTTATTTTCTCTAACAAAACAAATAGGCATGCTGTCGGAAGGCCTGCTCCACCAACAAAGTCGTTCGATCTGAAGGCCTCATACTTCGATCCCAAAGAGAAAGTCTGGACAAAGTTTCCGCCCGAAGGATCAAAGCACACGCCCCCACACCCGTCATTTGAGTTCAAGTGGAAGGATTACTGCCCGGTCGTTTTCCGGTAAGTATCCAATGACATTTTCCCCCGCATAACATTTTTTTTGCGAGAATAGAGGACTTATTGGTAGCTGGTGGTTAATAATCCTCTTCGTAAATTTGCAGGACTCTTAGGCAATTGTTCAAGGTTGACGCAGCTGATTACATGATCTCGATATGTGGGAACGATGCTCTTCGCGAGCTCTCATCCCCGGGAAAAAGTGGGAGTTTCTTCTACTTGACCAACGATGACCGTTACATGATCAAGACAATGAGAAAAGCTGAAGTAAAAGTAAGAAGATACTTAATCCTCGCTCCTGAATTCCAAATTAAGATCTTTCAAAATCATCTGCTCAAGATAATACATGAAAATTGTGCTGATGTTTGAGCATCAACACGATGACAGGTTTTGATAAGGATGCTACCGGCCTATTACAATCATGTGCGTAACTACGAAGACACAATGGTGACTAAATTCTTCGGGCTTCACTGTGTGAAATCGACAGGGCCTGCCCAGAAGAAGGTAATGTTCGAGAGGTACAGTAATTAACAGAACTTCAGAGTTTGCGCGGTCGTCAGATTGAATGGATGAATTTGTTTTTGTGATAGTATGCTTTCAATATTGATGACTTCAGGTCCGATTCGTAATCATGGGAAACTTGTTCTGCTCAGAGTACACCTTCCACAGGCGATTCGACTTGAAGGGCTCTTCCCATGGCCGTGTCACTGACAAACCCGAGTCAGAAATCGAAGCAAACACAACCCTCAAGGACCTTGACCTCAATTTCATTTTCAGATTAGAGAAGAAATATTTCCAAGATTTCTGCAGGTGAAGCAATTGATCCTATTCATTCTTTTTGCctgattttgtaatttttctcCTTGTTCTCAATGGGTGATTGAAACTTGATCACATGCAGGCAAGTGGATCGAGACTGCGACTTCCTAGAACAGGAGAGGATAATGGACTACAGCCTTCTCGTGGGGCTTCATTTCCGGGATATCTCTTACAACAACGATAACAAAATCGGGGAGGCTCGTCCATTTGTTACTGCTATTCACACTCCTAGAGGTTTGATATCTTGATCTGTTTTCGTTTTATATCGACTTTATCCAATGCTAAGAATGGCTGCATTTACATGTCCCTAATGGATCTTGGTCAGGGGGTGGAGACTCTGACTTTGACCATGCCGGCCCTCGGCTTTCTAGTGCGGATATGGATAAGATCATAACTGATCCTTCGAGGTAaagatgatttaattaattctcaAACAGAACTCCCTAATTTTTATGTGTTAAGCCATCGGTTGGCAGTTATATGAGGTTCTTATGGCTGTTGCATTGGGAAAGTACTTCTTAGGCAAATCCTTTCATTTCTCGATCGTGGCAGGTCCAAGCCCATGAGACTGGGAATAAATGTTCCAGCAAAGGCGGAACTAACCGTAAGGAGATGCGATGGAGAGTCTCAACTTGTCGGGGAACCCACAGGAGAAATGTATGATGTTGTAGTAACTTTCGGCATAATAGACATCCTGCAGGACTACGACATCAGCAAGAAGCTCGAGCACGCTTACAAGTCAATCCAATACGACCCCACCTCGATATCAGCGGTCGACCCAAAGCAGTACTCGAGACGGTTCCGCGATttcattttcagaattttcgtAGAAGACACGTAATAATGAGGTTAGATCGACCCAGAATCTCCCACTAGCAGACAGAGGTGGAAATCTGTGTACAGACACTCGGAAGTTACAGTTTCTCAAGGCCACTGTTCGGGTTCAGATGACTTCACTTCTGAGGAAAGAGCTCGGGATCATCCACCTTCACCGACTCTGTTAGATCCATAGGTATCATTAAGTCATATTAGTACAGCCCACAAATTGTTGTAGGTAGACGTATGAAGAAAGATATCGGACCGATTCGATCGTGTAAAGATGCATTCTTTTGTACCCTAACGTCACATTCCCAAACTGTAAGGAGGCTTAGGAATATCTGTAAGAATAAGATGTACAGTAAATTCGTGAGGATAAAAGAAGGAATTCCCATCTGTTTACTTCTTTAGAACTTGAAAGTTCGAGTGCCGTTAAACTCTTCTTCCGTGTTAGGTTCATTTACctgtaatttgatattttcaaatcaaggacAACTGAATGAGCCGAATCGTTCGCTAGTTCATCCTCCTATATGCAATCCTAGTCAGTTGGCGATGATATGATAAGCAACACGCCAAGTTTCTTCTTCAAGAAGTTCTAATGTCCATTAGGAATCCACAAGCATTACACCGTTCCCGACCACAGCCTACAAGGCAGCACTCTTTTCTATTGTGCTGCGTTTTCCATTCAATTCATATCAGTTTCATGTCGGCAATGAAACATCGTGTTTTTTTACTTGATTAGTGCCAGTGATCCTTTTTTTCCCATAAATGCAGTCTAACAGTGTCATATTCTAAGCAGCTTGTCCATGCCATGCCGTGTTTACATATCTCTATAGCTACAGATCAATCATTCATGCGCTATACGTCACGTCATCGTGGCAATGGGAGAGCCCTGATGTTGAAGGAAATTCAACAACTTACCTCGCCATTCATTCATAAGCCATCACCATCTAAATAGCTCGTCCTGTCCTCTGAGAGTATCAAAGAGCAGAGACACACAGGCGTCAATGCCAACATCATGTTGCGCACCGTACACTACATCAAAGGACCAGTTGTTGGACGTGAGAATTCATGGCTGTCTCTCTCTTAGGACATTTCGCATTCAGAACCAATGCTCTGTCCCAAGAAATTGCACCCGGTTTAGACCCACGGATCATGTTTGACCAGGATTATCTCCACACAAAATTCGTGCCTAATATGCTGGAATAAAAGAGCAAGAAACATGCATCACATCCCTCGGAACCAGAAAGTCGAGTGTTCCTTTCGGCAATTATTCGTttcttggatcaccaaacttgTTTCTGTCATGCAGGATTGTGCAAGTTTAGCTAATACAAGAGAAGCTTCACTTATTGAACACGCTGCATCAGAAGAAACAAAAAGACCCTTTTGCATGATTGGAACTAATACACGGATTAGGTAGACAACTTCTAAAGCTGAGCCTCAAAGATTTCGTGACCAGTAGTTGCAGAGGTTATTGGACTCAACCTGAAAGAGAATGAGTAAGGAACCGGAGGGATCAGATACTTCTCGTGGACACAAGGCGTCCAGCTATCATCTCCCCCCAAACCCATGTGCTTGTGATCGAGATGCACCTGTTACATTGGCAGACCACGGATGGTGAGACATCATGGACGAAGGGCTATTGAATAAAAGATATATTAATAACAGTACGGCTGGAGAACCCCACATCAATGACACATTTGTGTTTTGTTCCAATGACCCAATCATGAACAAAGATGATGAGGGGCGTAGAGCAATTGATGAATCTGTGTGGACAAGTCATACGTTTCAAACTAAAAAAGAGGCTCTCATGAACCGAGGATTATTACCTCAATGCTGTTCCCTTTGACAAGCTCTTCATGGTGAGTTGCCCGATCAAGCTCTGCTGTGGAATAATAGCTCGCATTCATTTGCATTGGAGGAGAGTTTCCATAAACCGAAGCATAAATTCCAATGCCGTCCTTGTTCCTAAATGTTACCCATCTCACATCAGCCCGACCAGAGCACTCTCCTGGAACAATGTAAGGAACATGCATGTTCCCAACATTGTCCTCATACACTGCAACATGAGCCGCGGCTTTTCTGTCAGGGTAGCACTCAAATGGGCCTCGCCCATACCACTGGATTCTGTCCAGAGATTTCTCCAAGTTGAACTCAACTCCAACCCGAGGCAAAGGTGGGAGATTCGAACTCGGTTTAACATTGTAGTCCACGACAACATCTCCAGAACCATAGACCAAGTATGTCACCTCACAAGTAAATGCAACATCAGAGTTCTCAACTGTTGGAGTAACGAGATAAGCAGCCTCGATTTTTAGGGTTTTGTCCGAACTATGAATAGAACAGCTCTTGGTGCTCACTGCTAGGCAATCGAGGTGAGCGGCTTTCCATCGAGA
This region includes:
- the LOC116187697 gene encoding phosphatidylinositol 4-phosphate 5-kinase 6-like, with translation MSSKHGGFIKAWELTVRKSQAAAKKRANSIFATMSVAHVDDDDSYNAAPGEVYHSERVMPNGDFYTGQWADNSPHGHGKYLWTDGCMYVGEWCRGKPMGKGKFCWPSGATYEGEFKGGYMDGKGTYTGPSGDTYRGSWVMNLKHGQGMKSYVNGDYYEGDWRRGLQDGHGRYQWNNGNNYIGQWKNGMLNGNGTLIWVNGNRYDGFWEEGLPKGNGTYRWADGSFYVGVWSKDQREQSGTYYPSGSASGNLEWSPQEVYNVELLDCRICPGERISILPSQKILPWPGTEGQNMWKPPRDSDAGPGRPRRRSVDGRVSNYSWASDGEIIGGEYPRDEGFGSLRVEDYEARLVDARKLLRIRPSKRQGETISKGHRNYDLMLNLQLGIRHAVGRPAPPTKSFDLKASYFDPKEKVWTKFPPEGSKHTPPHPSFEFKWKDYCPVVFRTLRQLFKVDAADYMISICGNDALRELSSPGKSGSFFYLTNDDRYMIKTMRKAEVKVLIRMLPAYYNHVRNYEDTMVTKFFGLHCVKSTGPAQKKVRFVIMGNLFCSEYTFHRRFDLKGSSHGRVTDKPESEIEANTTLKDLDLNFIFRLEKKYFQDFCRQVDRDCDFLEQERIMDYSLLVGLHFRDISYNNDNKIGEARPFVTAIHTPRGGGDSDFDHAGPRLSSADMDKIITDPSRSKPMRLGINVPAKAELTVRRCDGESQLVGEPTGEMYDVVVTFGIIDILQDYDISKKLEHAYKSIQYDPTSISAVDPKQYSRRFRDFIFRIFVEDT